The following are encoded together in the Brassica napus cultivar Da-Ae chromosome A9, Da-Ae, whole genome shotgun sequence genome:
- the LOC106395369 gene encoding UPF0481 protein At3g47200-like: MVVYQSNFTNKRSRGFRVRSLSRFAERRVQSQKLPNHEDTYPEPGKIKVSEEKPRETQEEWVISIKDKVDKACGDVPASSWDKLCIYRVPHYLQEDDKKSYFPQTVSLGPYHHGKEHLLPMECHKLRAVHMVLEYTKKDIETYIDAMKNLEETARACYQGPICMSSNEFTEMLFLDGCFVLELFRGTKEGFTEIGYAPTDPVFAMGRLMISIQRDMVMLENQIPLFVLDKLLELQPDTVYQPGLVAQLAVNFFAQLMPTGEELTKRDKVESVDSVSDNGELHCLDVFHRSLFKSTWTPDKKSLKKSISSRKQQLIHCVTELKEAGVKFRRKKTDKLWDIEFRNGYLKIPKLLIHDSTKSLFSNLIAFEQCHANSSNDITSYIIFMDNLINSAEDVSY; this comes from the exons ATGGTTGTATATCAGTCCAATTTCACCAACAAAAGATCCAGAGGGTTTAGAGTCAGGAGCCTCTCTCGTTTCGCTGAAAGAAGGGTTCAAAGCCAAAAGTTGCCGAACCACGAGGACACTTACCCGGAGCCTGGTAAAATCAAAGTGAGTGAAGAGAAGCCAAGAGAGACACAAGAAGAATGGGTGATCTCGATCAAAGACAAGGTGGATAAAGCATGTGGAGACGTTCCCGCATCTAGCTGGGACAAGCTCTGTATCTACCGAGTTCCACATTACCTGCAAGAAGATGACAAGAAGTCCTACTTTCCTCAAACTGTATCGCTTGGTCCCTACCACCACGGCAAAGAACATCTCCTGCCCATGGAGTGTCACAAGTTGCGTGCGGTCCATATGGTCTTGGAATATACCAAGAAAGATATCGAAACATATATTGATGCCATGAAAAATCTCGAGGAGACGGCTCGTGCTTGCTACCAAGGTCCCATTTGTATGAGTAGTAATGAGTTCACTGAAATGCTTTTTCTTGATGGATGTTTTGTCCTTGAGCTCTTCAGGGGAACTAAAGAAGGATTCACCGAAATCGG ATATGCACCCACTGACCCGGTTTTCGCGATGGGAAGATTGATGATTTCCATTCAACGTGACATGGTAATGCTAGAAAATCAAATTCCTTTGTTTGTTCTAGATAAGTTGTTAGAGCTACAGCCCGACACAGTGTACCAACCAGGTTTGGTGGCACAACTAGCAGTTAATTTCTTTGCTCAACTAATGCCAACGGGCGAGGAGCTGACTAAAAGGGACAAGGTGGAATCCGTTGACTCAGTAAGTGACAATGGGGAGTTGCATTGCTTGGATGTTTTTCATCGAAGTCTTTTCAAGTCTACTTGGACACCGGATAAGAAAAGTCTAAAAAAGTCCATATCATCTCGAAAACAACAGTTGATACATTGCGTGACAGAACTAAAGGAAGCAGGAGTTAAGTTCAGGAGAAAGAAAACCGACAAGCTTTGGGATATTGAATTCAGAAATGGATATCTAAAGATACCCAAACTACTAATCCATGATA GTACCAAGTCTCTCTTCTCAAATCTTATAGCCTTTGAGCAGTGCCATGCCAACTCGAGCAACGACATAACATCCTACATAATCTTCATGGATAATCTTATAAACTCTGCTGAAGATGTTAGCTACTAG
- the LOC106390870 gene encoding UPF0481 protein At3g47200-like, with translation MVAVFYKDMLSWYLLTLKIREKLEAENQGQGSEPINPDQNLPSLPEVTRSDQDQEQSNHNHDQTLSEASKIEVTKGSPKEPRDDWVISITDKLEQAHRDDDTTIWGKLCIYRVPYYLQENDNKSYFPQTVSLGPYHHGKKRLRPMDRHKWRAVNKILKRTNQNIKMYIDAMRELEEKARACYEGPFGLSSNEFIEMLVLDGCFVLELFRGAVEGFTELGYARNDPVFAMRGSMHSIQRDMIMLENQLPLFVLNRLLELQLGTRNQTGLVAQLAVRFFDPLMPTDEPMTKTDQSKLENYLARDKAFDPFADMGELHCLDVFRRSLLRSSPKPEPRLSRKRWSSRNTRVADKRRQQLIHCVTELREAGIKFRRRKTDRFWDIQFNNGYLEIPRLLIHDGTKSLFLNLIAFEQCHIDSRNDITSYIIFMDNLIDSHEDVSYLHYCGIIEHWLGSDSEVANLFNRLCEEVVFDTEDSYLSRLSVEVNRYYNQKWNAWRATLRHKYFNNPWAIVSFCAAVILLVLTLSQSFYAAYAYYKPPS, from the exons ATGGTGGCTGTCTTCTACAAAGACATGTTGAGCTGGTACTTGCTCACACTCAAGATCCGAGAAAAACTCGAAGCCGAGAACCAAGGACAAGGATCCGAACCGATTAATCCAGACCAAAACCTCCCCTCGTTACCTGAAGTCACAAGATCCGATCAAGATCAAGAACAAAGCAATCATAACCACGACCAAACTCTGTCCGAAGCCAGTAAGATCGAGGTAACCAAAGGGAGTCCAAAAGAGCCACGAGATGATTGGGTGATCTCAATCACAGACAAACTAGAGCAAGCACATAGAGACGATGACACGACGATCTGGGGCAAACTCTGTATCTACAGAGTTCCATACTACTTGCAAGAAAACGACAACAAATCGTATTTCCCTCAGACCGTCTCGCTTGGTCCGTACCACCATGGCAAAAAACGGCTCCGGCCTATGGACCGTCACAAATGGCGTGCCGTCAACAAAATCTTGAAACGTACGAACCAGAACATTAAAATGTATATTGACGCCATGAGAGAGCTTGAAGAGAAGGCTCGAGCTTGCTATGAAGGTCCTTTTGGTCTGAGCAGTAATGAGTTTATTGAAATGCTTGTTCTTGATGGTTGTTTTGTGCTTGAACTCTTCAGAGGAGCCGTTGAAGGATTCACAGAACTCGG ATATGCACGTAATGATCCGGTTTTTGCAATGAGAGGATCGATGCATTCAATTCAACGTGATATGATAATGCTGGAAAATCAACTTCCCTTGTTTGTACTAAACCGGTTATTAGAGCTACAGCTTGGCACACGCAACCAAACCGGCTTAGTGGCGCAATTAGCAGTACGGTTCTTTGATCCACTAATGCCAACAGACGAGCCAATGACCAAAACCGACCAGTCAAAACTCGAGAACTATCTGGCAAGAGATAAAGCCTTTGACCCATTCGCCGACATGGGCGAGTTGCACTGTCTTGATGTTTTCCGTCGAAGTCTGCTCCGGTCTAGTCCTAAACCGGAGCCAAGGTTATCAAGAAAGAGATGGTCTTCTCGGAATACGCGCGTGGCTGACAAACGCAGACAACAGCTGATACATTGCGTAACGGAACTGAGAGAGGCCGGTATAAAGTTTAGGAGAAGGAAAACCGACCGGTTTTGGGATATTCAATTCAATAACGGTTATCTAGAGATACCAAGGCTACTTATTCATGACG GTACCAAATCTCTTTTCTTGAACCTTATAGCTTTTGAACAGTGCCACATTGACTCGAGGAATGACATAACATCCTACATAATCTTCATGGACAATCTAATAGATTCTCATGAAGATGTTAGCTACTTACACTACTGCGGTATTATTGAACATTGGCTAGGGAGCGATTCTGAAGTTGCAAATTTGTTCAACCGGCTATGTGAAGAAGTTGTTTTTGATACCGAAGATAGTTATCTATCTCGTTTATCTGTTGAGGTTAACCGTTATTACAATCAAAAGTGGAATGCTTGGAGGGCTACCTTGAGACACAAGTACTTCAACAATCCATGGGCAATTGTCTCGTTCTGCGCTGCAGTTATTCTACT
- the LOC106390869 gene encoding probable 2-oxoglutarate-dependent dioxygenase At3g50210, whose translation MATDFKSLPVIDISPLLLKCDDPDMAEDPGVIQVVQQLDRACRDAGFFYVIGHGISEDLIKKVREITREFFMLPYEEKLKIKMTPAAGYRGYQRIGENVTKGKPDIHEAIDCYREFKKGKYGDLGKAMEGPNQWPENPHEFKELMEEYLRLCTDLSRNILRGIALALGGSPYEFEGKIAGEPFWVMRLIGYPGAPFTNGKLENDVGCGAHTDYGLLTLVNQDEDKTALQVRNLGGDWISAIPIPGSFVCNIGDMLKILSNGLYESTLHRVINNSPLYRVCVAFFYETNFDAVVEPFDICKDKYPEGRGESQVFKRAVYGEHLVSKVQTNFAM comes from the exons ATGGCCACAGACTTCAAATCCTTACCAGTCATCG ACATCTCTCCTCTACTGCTCAAGTGTGATGATCCCGACATGGCAGAGGATCCTGGCGTCATTCAGGTTGTCCAGCAACTGGACAGAGCTTGTCGGGACGCGGGATTCTTCTACGTG ATAGGTCATGGAATCTCGGAGGATCTTATCAAGAAAGTCAGAGAGATCACGCGTGAGTTCTTCATGCTTCCTTATGAAGAGAAACTAAAGATCAAGATGACTCCTGCTGCTGGATACAG aggaTATCAGAGAATTGGAGAAAATGTAACCAAAGGAAAACCAGATATTCACGAAGCCATTGAT TGTTACAGAGAGTTTAAGAAGGGGAAGTATGGTGATCTAGGCAAAGCCATGGAAGGACCAAACCAGTG GCCAGAGAATCCTCATGAGTTCAAAGAGTTGATGGAGGAGTATCTAAGGCTCTGTACAG atctttcAAGAAACATCTTGAGGGGAATTGCATTAGCTCTTGGAGGATCACCTTATGAGTTCGAAGGAAAAATTGCTGGAGAGCCTTTTTGGGTGATGCGTCTTATTGGCTATCCTGGTGCTCCCTTCACCAATGGCAAGCTCGAAAACGACGTCGGATG CGGAGCTCACACTGACTATG GCTTGTTAACTCTTGTAAATCAAGATGAAGACAAAACAGCTCTACAG GTGAGAAACTTGGGTGGAGATTGGATATCAGCCATTCCCATCCCTGGATCATTTGTTTGCAACATTGGCGACATGTTAAAG ATACTTTCAAATGGACTATACGAATCCACACTTCATAGAGTGATCAATAACTCTCCTCTATACCGTGTCTGCGTTGCATTCTTCTATGAG ACTAATTTCGATGCGGTGGTGGAGCCATTTGATATATGTAAAGATAAGTACCCTGAAGGGAGAGGAGAATCACAAGTTTTCAAAAGAGCTGTCTATGGAGAGCATCTGGTGAGCAAAGTCCAGACAAACTTTGCAATGTAA